A single window of Lacerta agilis isolate rLacAgi1 chromosome 12, rLacAgi1.pri, whole genome shotgun sequence DNA harbors:
- the LOC117055485 gene encoding vomeronasal type-2 receptor 26-like, which translates to MYKATLAELHEHLDMKDLGEEINRDLRILPNITLGYNLYENYFDVRVTSDAMVELLAGSGRNIPNYHCGEENPLLAVLGRSDSGISKEISTMSGIYKIPHHVLSPKGRIRCREKEEQEALPQEEIERVLSADSYGTYINVQAAAQALNAAFSSRPRRKLMVGEGAEWEQGRLQPWQIGSVRREASTGIKFTISPEAIEWPKKFHKAVPRSRCSKICQPGYAKVVPEGKPVCCYACDPCAEGTISNQEDAERCTKCPEDQHPNKDRDQCVSKIITFLAYEDRLGITLASIVLFISSTAGIVLGIFIKYKETPIVKANNRDLSYILLVSLLLSSLSSFLFMGQPRLATCLLRQTAFSIIFSVAVSSVLAKTITVVLAFLATRPGNRVRRWLGKSLATSIVISCSGVQVLICTIWLGSSPPFPEPDMHSQAEEIILQCNEGSVAMFYVALGYLGFLAAICFTVAFLARKLPGSFNEAKLITFSMLVFCSVWVSFVPTYLSTKGKSMVAVQIFSMLASSAGLLGCIFLPKCYIILLRPDLNTKEHLGTRT; encoded by the exons GAGATCAACCGGGATCTCAggatcttacccaacatcaccctTGGCTACAACCTCTATGAGAACTATTTTGATGTCAGGGTGACTTCCGATGCCATGGTAGAGCTGCTTGCAGGCAGCGGAAGAAACATTCCCAATTATCACTGCGGAGAAGAGAATCCCCTTCTGGCTGTTCTTGGAAGGAGTGATTCTGGCATCTCCAAGGAGATTTCCACCATGTCAGGCATCTACAAAATCCCACAT CATGTGTTATCCCCGAAAGGCCGAATAAGATGCAGAGAGAAGGAGGAACAGGAGGCTTTGCCCCAAGAGGAGATTGAGAGAGTCCTGTCTGCAGACAGCTATGGCACTTACATCAATGTCCAGGCTGCAGCCCAGGCCTTGAATGCTGCATTTTCATCTAGACCACGGCGGAAGCTGATGGTGGGAGAAGGAGCCGAATGGGAGCAGGGAAGGCTtcagccatggcag ATTGGCAGTGTGAGGAGAGAGGCATCTACTGGCATCAAGTTCACCATCAGCCCAGAAGCCATTGAGTGGCCCAAGAAGTTTCACAAG GCCGTGCCTCGTTCCAGATGTAGCAAAATTTGTCAACCTGGATATGCAAAGGTGGTTCCAGAAGGAAAGCCTGTTTGCTGCTATGCATGTGATCCATGTGCGGAAGGAACCATCTCCAACCAAGAAG ATGCAGAACGCTGCACCAAATGCCCAGAAGATCAGCATCCAAACAAGGACAGAGATCAATGTGTCTCCAAGATTATCACCTTCCTGGCTTATGAAGACCGTCTGGGGATCACCTTAGCTTCCATTGTCCTCTTCATATCTTCTACAGCAGGCATTGTGTTaggaatcttcattaaatacaaagaaaccccaatagtcaaagccaacaaccgggacctctcctacatcttgctcgtctccctcctgctttcctctttgtcctccttcctcttcatggGGCAACCAAGACTAGcgacctgccttctccgacaaacggccttcagcatcatcttctccgTTGCTGTTTCTTCTGTCTTGGCCAAGACCATCACCgtggtgctggccttcctggccacaagACCAGGGAACAGGGTGAGGAGATGGCTAGGGAAGAGTCTGGCCACCTCCATTGTCATCTCCTGTTCTGGTGTCCAAGTTCTCATCtgcaccatctggctgggctctTCTCCCCCCTTCCCAGAGCCCGACATGCACTCCCAGGCGGAAGAGATCATCTTGCAGTGCAACGAAGGCTCTGTGGCCATGTTTTATGTTGCCCTCGGCTAcctgggcttcctggctgccatctgcttcacggtggcgttcctagccaggaagctgcctggctccttcaacgaagccaagctgatcaccttcagcatgctggtcttctgcagtgtttgggtgtcttttgtgcccacctacctgagcaccaagggcaaGTCCATGGTGGCCGTGCAGATCTTCTCTatgttggcctccagtgctgggctcctgggctgcatcttccttcccaagtgctacattattctGCTCAGGCCTGATCTGAACACAAAGGAGCATCTGGGAACAAGAACTTAA